Proteins from one Setaria italica strain Yugu1 chromosome V, Setaria_italica_v2.0, whole genome shotgun sequence genomic window:
- the LOC101753964 gene encoding uncharacterized protein LOC101753964: MSGTVSKLAAPRPAAALLPPASLRPAALGFAPSARRFRVSIAGRARSPIIAMASAEEGNGAPTKRTSLHDLYELQGLSPWYDNLCRPVTDLLPFIASGVRGVTSNPTIFQKAISSSSAYDDQFKQLISAGKDAESAYWELVIKDIQDACKLFEPIYNETDGADGYVSVEVSPRLANDTQGTVEAAKWLHKVVNRPNVYIKIPATAECVPSIREVISNGISVNVTLIFSIARYEAVIDAYLDGLEASGLSDLSRVTSVASFFVSRVDSLIDKMLEKIGTPEALALRGKAAVAQAKLANQLYQKKFSGPRWEALAKKGAKKQRLLWASTGVKNPAYPDTLYVDSLIGPDTVNTMPDQALQAFIDHGTVSRTVDANVSEAEGVYSALEKLGIDWDEVGKQLELEGVDSFKKSFDSLLVSLQEKGNSLKTASV, translated from the exons ATGAGCGGCACGGTGTCCAAGCTGGcggcgccccggccggcggcggcgctgctccccCCGGCGTCCCTCCGCCCAGCCGCCCTCGGGTTTGCCCCCTCCGCCCGCCGGTTCCGCGTctccatcgccggccgcgccaggagCCCCATCAT TGCGATGGCTTCTGCCGAGGAAGGGAATGGTGCTCCGACCAAGAGGACCTCACTTCATGATCTCTATGAGCTCCAGGGCCTGTCCCCATGGTACGACAACCTCTGCCGGCCTGTCACCGACTTGCTGCCCTTTATCGCCAGTGGTGTTCGTGGAGTCACCAGCAACCCTACG ATTTTCCAGAAAGCCATTTCGTCATCAAGCGCATATGATGATCAGTTCAAGCAGCTCATTTCAGCTGGAAAGGATGCAGAGAGTGCTTACTGGGAACTCGTTATAAAGGACATACAAGACGCATGTAAACTTTTTGAGCCTATCTACAACGAGACAGATGGAGCTGATGGGTATGTCTCTGTGGAAGTGTCTCCTAGGTTGGCAAATGACACTCAGGGAACAGTTGAGGCCGCAAAGTGGTTGCACAAAGTGGTCAACCGCCCCAATGTCTACATAAAGATACCTGCTACCGCGGAATGTGTTCCTTCTATCCGGGAAGTCATCTCTAATGGCATTAGTGTCAATGTCACA CTTATTTTCTCTATTGCAAGATATGAGGCCGTGATTGATGCTTACCTTGATGGGCTAGAGGCTTCTGGTTTGAGTGACTTATCTCGAGTTACCAGTGTTGCATCCTTCTTTGTCAGCCGAGTTGACAGCCTTATTGACAAAATGCTAGAGAAGATTGGAACACCTGAGGCGCTTGCCCTTAGAGGAAag GCTGCTGTAGCACAGGCGAAACTAGCAAATCAGCTCTACCAGAAGAAATTCTCTGGACCAAGATGGGAGGCTTTGGCCAAGAAAGGTGCCAAGAAACAGAGGTTGTTGTGGGCATCCACTGGCGTCAAGAACCCTGCTtatcctgacaccctttatgTGGACAGTCTGATTGGACCCGACACG GTCAACACAATGCCCGACCAAGCGCTGCAGGCATTCATTGACCATGGCACTGTTTCTAGGACAGTTGATGCGAATGTGTCTGAGGCGGAAGGTGTGTACAGTGCCctggagaagcttggcatcgactggGATGAGGTCGGGAAGCAGCTTGAGCTGGAAGGCGTAGACTCGTTCAAAAAGAGCTTTGACAGCCTACTTGTGAGCCTGCAGGAGAAGGGCAATAGCCTCAAGACGGCAAGTGTGTAA
- the LOC101754359 gene encoding probable glucuronosyltransferase Os01g0926400: protein MGRDRRPWPAAAAAAAVLLVVSCVAAAAPPQRQQHERARISGAAGGVLDDNPVGKLKVFVYEMPRKYNLMLLAKDSRCLHHMFAAEIFMHQFLLNSAVRTLDPEEADWFYTPAYTTCDLTPQGFPLPFRAPRIMRSAIKYVATTWPYWNRTEGADHFFLTPHDFGACFHYQEERAMERGILPLLRRATLVQTFGQRNHVCLQDGSITIPPYANPHKMQAHLINPGTPRSIFVYFRGLFYDMGNDPEGGYYARGARASVWENFKDNPLFDISTEHPSTYYEDMQRAIFCLCPLGWAPWSPRLVEAVVFGCIPVIIADDIVLPFADAIPWEEISVFVAERDVPRLDNILTSIPLEDILRKQRLLAGASVKQALLFHQPARPGDAFDQILNGLARKLPHGKGVFLEPGEKVLDWDAGLENDLKPW, encoded by the exons gggccgccggcggcgtgctTGACGACAACCCGGTGGGGAAGCTGAAGGTGTTCGTGTACGAGATGCCTCGCAAGTACAACCTGATGCTGCTGGCCAAGGACAGCCGGTGCCTGCACCACATGTTCGCCGCCGAGATCTTCATGCACCAGTTCTTGCTGAACAGCGCGGTGCGTACGCTGGACCCCGAGGAGGCCGACTGGTTCTACACCCCCGCGTACACCACCTGCGACCTCACGCCGCAGGGGTTCCCCCTCCCGTTCCGGGCGCCGCGGATCATGCGCAGCGCCATCAAGTACGTCGCCACGACGTGGCCCTACTGGAACAGGACCGAGGGCGCCGACCACTTCTTCCTCACGCCCCACGACTTCGGCGCATGCTTCCACTACCAG GAGGAGAGGGCGATGGAGAGGGGCATCCTGCCGCTGCTCCGGCGCGCGACGCTGGTGCAGACGTTCGGGCAGCGGAACCACGTGTGCCTGCAGGACGGGTCCATCACCATCCCGCCCTACGCCAACCCGCACAAGATGCAGGCGCACCTGATCAACCCCGGCACGCCGCGCTCCATCTTCGTCTACTTCCGCGGCCTCTTCTACGACATGGGCAACGACCCCGAGGGCGGCTACTACGCCAG GGGCGCGCGCGCGTCGGTGTGGGAGAACTTCAAGGACAACCCGCTGTTCGACATCTCGACGGAGCACCCGTCGACGTACTACGAGGACATGCAGCGCGCCATCTTCTGCCTGTGCCCGCTGGGTTGGGCGCCATGGAGCCCCCggctggtggaggcggtggtgtTCGGCTGCATCCCGGTGATCATCGCCGACGACATCGTGCTGCCGTTCGCGGACGCCATCCCCTGGGAGGAGATCAGCGTGTTCGTGGCGGAGCGCGACGTGCCGCGGCTCGACAACATCCTCACCTCCATCCCGCTGGAGGACATCCTCCGGAAGCAGCGGCTGCTCGCCGGCGCGTCCGTGAAGCAGGCGCTGCTCTTCCACCAGCCCGCCAGGCCCGGGGACGCCTTCGACCAGATACTCAACGGGCTGGCGCGCAAGCTGCCGCACGGCAAGGGCGTGTTCCTGGAGCCCGGGGAGAAGGTGCTGGACTGGGACGCCGGGCTCGAGAACGACCTCAAGCCGTGGTAG
- the LOC101753542 gene encoding E3 ubiquitin-protein ligase At3g02290 translates to MGGFCCCFSTEDFEEYVHPSNPIYRQCISLRHFFHNIFGGYTATFQRLESRPSNPAQGAASLGSTNPSASLNDNSLDETYRLVSRPPPYDTDPRYARVQREGLVSRREKSINLAQEESLALRRNASSSGIEHLAAQKKRSSTENEGEYKVHRSESTKSLSAKAYNSSYAAVGSEDEDVCPTCLEEYTPDNPKIITKCCHHFHLGCIYEWMERSDTCPMCGKEMEFCESP, encoded by the exons ATGGGTGGATTCTGCTGTTGCTTCAGTACTGAAGATTTTGAGGAATATGTCCATCCAAGCAACCCTATCTATAGGCAATGCATATCCTTGAGGCATTTTTTCCACAACATTTTTGGCGGG TATACTGCAACATTCCAGAGGCTTGAGTCTAGGCCGAGCAACCCAGCCCAAGGGGCTGCTTCATTGGGATCCACTAATCCAAGTGCCAGCCTAAATGACAATTCACTGGATGAAACTTATCGCCTTGTTTCTAGACCACCCCCATATGATACTGATCCTAGATATGCCCGTGTTCAAAGAGAAGGCTTGGTATCAAGGCGTGAGAAATCCATAAATCTCGCACAGGAAGAGTCACTAGCCCTTAGACGCAACGCAAGCAGCTCAGGTATTGAGCATTTAGCTGCTCAGAAGAAACGGAGCAGCACTGAAAATGAGGGTGAATATAAGGTCCATCGTTCTGAATCAACCAAGAGTTTGTCTGCAAAAGCTTATAACAGCAGCTATGCAGCTGTCGGTTCAGAAGATGAGGATGTCTGCCCTACTTGTCTGGAAG AATATACCCCGGACAATCCGAAAATTATAACAAAATGTTGTCACCATTTTCATCTTGGTTGTATTTATGAATGGATGGAGAGAAGTGATACATGTCCAATGTGTGGAAAG GAAATGGAGTTTTGCGAGAGCCCATGA